In the Campylobacter showae genome, one interval contains:
- a CDS encoding autotransporter outer membrane beta-barrel domain-containing protein, giving the protein MKHNNIALCFVLGCSLYGAENIVIDADTRSSYYTRYLYNNSLFGGYYGFNPGETSGSYSNNSVTWNATPANMAKNSRLGVRIYGGLNQSTRNKNASNNKVYINDGDRIQSVYGGSAETGDDSASNFVTINNGKISQDVVGGHSIGGVASLNSVIIDGGMVGEDVMGGHAVNGGKANGNIVTIKGGTIKGQIYGGKGGGGNIDNIVNLDASSLKLQTIYGGDTGWNGFAKTTKGNILNIRGKNIEAGNIVNFEYVNFYLPSDVRAGDTILNLSGKIGNQNKNTDLTRSLVAVTMGAENNNLNVSDRITLISNPHGILYPIELADKIKNHNENLQAIAGISTIYEFNLQKDGSDLAAQGNNLYAVVAKKVSPLSPHNGSNEQKLIDTVQKSTLEPTVGAIAIINQSSEVVSNIDLGGVADSGELNGGVVTGAAISNTRHNSGSHVDVKSVSSAVGVAKEFKDVVTGAFLEFGGGNYDTFNEYSGTFGGRSVGDIKGEGKMRYYGIGLLGKASLPVNFYTEATVKIGKIKTDYETVLPNGVKVGYDASRSYYGGHVGLGKVFEITDFSNIDVYSKVFFTRVGKKQVELNSERILLGKSDSLRTKVGFKFSQDINDGLLWFAGLAYDREFKGKSNGYNLTYSTDIISPSMKGNTGIAEFGLKFKTQKGFETNLKFEGMVGKREGVAAAAEIMYKF; this is encoded by the coding sequence ATGAAGCATAATAATATTGCTTTATGTTTTGTGTTAGGATGCTCTTTATATGGAGCGGAAAATATTGTTATTGATGCAGATACTCGGTCATCGTACTATACAAGATACTTATATAACAATAGTTTGTTTGGCGGTTACTATGGTTTTAACCCTGGCGAGACAAGTGGAAGCTATTCTAATAATAGCGTTACGTGGAATGCTACTCCTGCCAATATGGCTAAAAATAGTAGATTAGGAGTTCGGATATACGGCGGATTAAACCAATCGACAAGAAACAAAAATGCCTCTAATAATAAAGTATATATCAACGATGGAGATAGGATACAGTCGGTTTATGGTGGTTCTGCAGAAACAGGGGACGATAGTGCTTCAAATTTCGTAACAATAAACAATGGCAAGATAAGTCAAGATGTTGTAGGCGGACATAGTATTGGGGGCGTGGCTAGTTTAAATTCTGTAATTATAGATGGCGGAATGGTAGGCGAAGACGTTATGGGCGGCCATGCTGTAAACGGCGGTAAAGCAAACGGCAATATCGTAACCATAAAAGGCGGCACGATAAAGGGGCAGATTTACGGTGGAAAAGGCGGTGGCGGCAATATAGATAATATAGTAAATTTAGATGCGAGTTCCTTAAAATTACAAACTATTTACGGCGGCGATACTGGGTGGAATGGATTTGCAAAAACTACAAAAGGAAACATCTTAAATATTCGCGGCAAAAATATAGAGGCTGGAAATATCGTAAATTTTGAATATGTTAATTTTTACCTACCTTCAGACGTGAGAGCCGGCGATACTATTTTAAATTTAAGCGGTAAAATAGGTAATCAGAATAAAAATACCGACTTGACGCGTTCGCTTGTAGCTGTAACCATGGGGGCGGAAAATAATAATCTCAATGTGAGCGACAGGATAACTTTAATCTCAAACCCGCATGGTATTTTGTATCCAATAGAGCTTGCGGATAAAATAAAAAATCATAATGAAAATTTACAAGCTATAGCCGGAATATCAACCATATATGAGTTTAATCTACAAAAAGATGGTAGTGATTTGGCTGCCCAAGGAAATAATTTGTATGCGGTAGTTGCTAAAAAAGTTAGTCCGCTAAGCCCCCATAACGGCAGTAACGAACAAAAACTTATAGATACCGTGCAAAAAAGTACATTAGAGCCGACCGTTGGCGCTATAGCCATCATCAATCAAAGCTCTGAAGTTGTTTCAAATATAGACCTTGGCGGCGTAGCCGACAGTGGCGAATTAAATGGCGGCGTGGTAACGGGCGCCGCCATATCTAATACTAGACACAATTCAGGCTCGCACGTGGATGTAAAATCAGTATCATCTGCTGTGGGGGTTGCGAAAGAATTCAAGGATGTCGTTACGGGCGCGTTTTTAGAATTTGGAGGCGGCAATTATGATACCTTTAATGAATATAGCGGTACTTTTGGCGGAAGAAGCGTAGGCGATATTAAAGGAGAGGGCAAGATGCGTTATTACGGAATAGGACTTCTTGGTAAAGCAAGCTTGCCAGTAAATTTCTATACTGAAGCTACCGTAAAGATAGGCAAAATAAAAACCGATTACGAAACGGTATTGCCTAACGGCGTAAAGGTCGGCTATGACGCATCAAGGAGCTACTATGGCGGACATGTTGGCCTAGGTAAAGTATTTGAAATAACTGATTTTTCAAATATTGACGTATATTCTAAAGTATTTTTTACTAGAGTCGGCAAAAAGCAAGTCGAATTAAATAGTGAAAGAATATTGCTAGGCAAAAGCGACTCGTTAAGAACAAAAGTAGGCTTTAAATTTTCTCAAGATATAAATGATGGTCTTCTGTGGTTTGCTGGTCTTGCATATGATAGAGAGTTTAAAGGAAAATCAAACGGATACAATTTAACGTATAGTACGGATATTATTTCGCCTTCCATGAAGGGCAATACCGGCATAGCAGAGTTTGGATTAAAATTTAAAACACAAAAAGGATTTGAGACAAATTTGAAATTTGAAGGCATGGTTGGTAAAAGAGAAGGCGTTGCTGCTGCAGCCGAGATTATGTATAAATTTTAA
- a CDS encoding phosphomannomutase/phosphoglucomutase gives MIDEIFREYDIRGVYVRDLNETSVKAIGLNLGREMLRRGAKNVSVGYDARLSAGEIFGWLVSGLNLAGIKVYDIGLLPTPVGYFSVFTDKFDANVMITGSHNPKEYNGFKITIFKDSYFGEDLQKLKVAVLDDIAAKTQISDDFRAEKFDVATPYKNFLIEQFAHLKNLPLKIVIDCANGAVGAVLPEICEALKLNAQILYPRPDGNFPNHHPDPSEEKNLSDLKAALKGEFDIGFGFDGDGDRIAVLTKKRNIKGDELAYLYSLAMKNPRVLGEVKCSQNMYDEIDAHGGKSFMGKTGHSNIKKAMKELNIDMAAEVSGHIFFKERYFGFDDATYAMFRALELVAKGFNLDGELDKLPKVFSTDEIKIKTTDAQKFKLVANLKEVLVEIYEKGDAQNLLAGLGKIAEIIDIDGVRVRFDDGSWALVRASNTTPVIVTRFEAKDEKTLANLQTVFGELIKKESI, from the coding sequence TTGATAGATGAAATTTTTAGAGAATACGATATACGCGGCGTTTATGTGCGCGATCTAAATGAAACGAGCGTTAAGGCGATCGGGTTAAATTTAGGCCGCGAAATGCTACGCCGAGGCGCAAAAAACGTTAGCGTGGGGTATGATGCTAGGCTAAGCGCAGGTGAGATTTTCGGTTGGCTAGTTAGCGGGCTAAATTTAGCCGGGATCAAGGTCTACGATATCGGTTTGCTACCGACGCCGGTCGGGTATTTTAGCGTATTTACGGACAAATTTGACGCAAACGTAATGATAACCGGCTCTCATAATCCAAAAGAGTACAACGGCTTTAAAATCACGATTTTTAAGGATAGTTACTTCGGCGAGGATTTGCAAAAGTTAAAAGTCGCCGTGCTAGACGACATCGCGGCAAAAACGCAAATCTCCGATGATTTTAGGGCCGAAAAATTCGACGTCGCGACGCCTTATAAAAATTTCCTCATAGAGCAGTTTGCGCATTTAAAAAATCTGCCGCTTAAAATCGTCATCGACTGCGCAAACGGAGCGGTCGGAGCGGTGCTACCTGAAATTTGCGAGGCGTTAAAATTAAACGCTCAAATTTTATATCCCCGACCCGATGGCAACTTCCCAAACCACCACCCCGACCCTAGCGAGGAGAAAAATTTAAGCGACCTAAAGGCCGCGCTCAAGGGCGAATTTGACATAGGGTTTGGTTTTGACGGCGACGGCGACCGTATCGCGGTTTTAACCAAAAAACGCAACATAAAAGGCGACGAGCTAGCATATCTATATAGCCTTGCGATGAAAAATCCGCGAGTGCTGGGCGAGGTCAAATGCTCGCAAAATATGTACGACGAGATCGACGCGCACGGGGGCAAAAGCTTCATGGGCAAGACCGGCCACAGCAATATCAAAAAGGCGATGAAAGAGCTAAATATCGATATGGCGGCCGAGGTGAGCGGGCATATTTTCTTTAAGGAGCGATATTTCGGCTTTGACGACGCGACGTACGCGATGTTTCGCGCGCTAGAGCTTGTAGCTAAAGGCTTTAACCTAGACGGCGAGCTCGATAAACTGCCAAAGGTCTTTAGTACCGACGAGATCAAGATAAAAACGACCGACGCGCAAAAATTTAAGCTGGTTGCAAATCTAAAAGAGGTTTTGGTCGAAATTTATGAGAAGGGCGACGCGCAAAATTTGCTAGCAGGCCTAGGTAAGATAGCTGAAATCATCGATATAGATGGCGTTAGAGTGAGATTTGACGATGGCAGCTGGGCGCTAGTGCGAGCCTCAAATACGACGCCGGTTATCGTCACGAGATTTGAAGCAAAAGATGAAAAAACCTTGGCAAATTTGCAAACCGTGTTTGGTGAATTAATAAAAAAAGAAAGTATATAA
- the ybaK gene encoding Cys-tRNA(Pro) deacylase, producing the protein MVHKTNAARFLDGKHIPYELVEYEVDESDLSAVHVAAVCGEQIEKIYKTIVCECEPRGYVVACIQGDLSLNLKALARLSGHKKCELLNLRELEKVTGYIRGGCSPIAMKKAFETFFDERILKQDYVYVSAGVRGKQIKIAPQSLIEAINAKLGDVAV; encoded by the coding sequence ATGGTACATAAAACAAACGCTGCAAGGTTTCTAGACGGCAAACATATCCCATACGAGCTAGTCGAATACGAAGTGGACGAAAGCGATCTGAGCGCCGTTCACGTGGCTGCCGTTTGCGGCGAGCAAATAGAAAAAATCTACAAAACCATCGTCTGCGAATGCGAGCCTAGAGGCTACGTCGTAGCGTGCATACAGGGCGATTTGAGCTTAAATTTAAAGGCTTTAGCTAGACTAAGCGGGCATAAAAAATGCGAACTTTTAAACTTAAGAGAGCTTGAAAAAGTGACGGGCTATATCCGCGGCGGCTGCTCTCCTATAGCGATGAAAAAGGCGTTTGAAACGTTTTTTGACGAGAGGATTTTAAAACAAGACTACGTCTACGTAAGCGCCGGCGTGCGCGGAAAACAGATAAAAATTGCGCCGCAAAGCTTAATAGAAGCCATCAACGCAAAGCTCGGCGACGTCGCCGTTTAG